Proteins from a single region of Engystomops pustulosus chromosome 5, aEngPut4.maternal, whole genome shotgun sequence:
- the AGO2 gene encoding protein argonaute-2 isoform X2: MYAGAGPVIAPPPPAPPLPMPAYTFKPPPRPDFGTSGRTIKLQANFFEMDIPKIEIYHYEIDIKPEKCPRRVNREIVEHMVLHFKGQIFGDRKPVFDGRKNLYTAMPLPIARDKVELEVTLPGEGKDRIFKVAIKWMACVSLQALHDALTGRLPSVPFETIQALDVVMRHLPSMRYTPVGRSFFTASEGCANPLGGGREVWFGFHQSVRPSLWKMMLNIDVSATAFYKAQPVIEFMCEVLDFKSIEEQQKPLTDSQRVKFTKEIKGLKVEITHCGQMKRKYRVCNVTRRPASHQTFPLQQESGQTVECTVAQYFKDRHKLVLRYPHLPCLQVGQEQKHTYLPLEVCNIVAGQRCIKKLTDNQTSTMIRATARSAPDRQEEISKLMRSASFNTDPFVREFGIMVKDEMTDVTGRVLQPPSILYGGRVWEEPNAPLNKAIATPVQGVWDMRNKQFHTGIEIKVWAIACFAPQRQCTELHLKTFTEQLRKISRDAGMPIQGQPCFCKYAQGADSVEPMFRHLKNTYTGLQLIVVILPGKTPVYAEVKRVGDTVLGMATQCVQMKNVQRTTPQTLSNLCLKINVKLGGVNNILLPQGRPPVFQQPVIFLGADVTHPPAGDGKKPSIAAVVGSMDAHPNRYCATVRVQQHRQEIIQDLAAMVRELLIQFYKSTRFKPTRIIFYRDGVSEGQFQQVLHHELLAIREACIKLEKDYQPGITFIVVQKRHHTRLFCTDRNERVGKSGNIPAGTTVDTKITHPSEFDFYLCSHAGIQGTSRPSHYHVLWDDNRFSSDELQILTYQLCHTYVRCTRSVSIPAPAYYAHLVAFRARYHLVDKEHDSAEGSHTSGQSNGRDHQALAKAVQVHQDTLRTMYFA, from the exons TGATTGCCCCTCCACCCCCTGCACCACCTCTCCCAATGCCAGCATACACTTTCAAACCACCGCCAAGGCCAGATTTTGGCACCTCAGGAAGGACTATCAAGCTGCAGGCCAACTTTTTTGAAATGGACATTCCCAAAATAGAGATTTACCATTATGAAATAGATATCAAGCCAGAAAAATGCCCTAGAAGAGTGAACAG ggaaattgtagaACACATGGTATTGCATTTTAAGGGTCAAATCTTCGGAGATCGAAAGCCAGTGTTTGACGGTAGAAAAAATCTTTACACTGCGATGCCTCTTCCCATTGCCAGAGACAAA GTGGAATTGGAAGTTACACTGCCGGGGGAAGGAAAGGATCGCATCTTTAAAGTAGCAATCAAATGGATGGCCTGTGTGAGCTTACAAGCGTTACACGATGCATTGACCGGACGTCTTCCCAGCGTTCCTTTTGAGACTATCCAGGCATTAGATGTGGTGATGAGACATTTGCCCTCTATGAG GTACACGCCTGTGGGCCGCTCTTTCTTTACTGCATCCGAAGGATGTGCAAATCCTCTTGGTGGAGGTAGAGAAGTTTGGTTTGGCTTCCATCAATCTGTTAGACCATCCCTCTGGAAAATGATGCTCAATATAGATG TGTCTGCTACAGCGTTTTACAAAGCACAGCCAGTAATAGAGTTCATGTGTGAAGTTTTGGACTTTAAGAGCATAGAGGAGCAACAGAAGCCTCTGACTGATTCCCAAAGGGTTAAGTTTACCAAAGAAATCAAAG GCTTAAAAGTTGAAATTACTCACTGTGGACAAATGAAAAGGAAATACAGAGTGTGCAATGTGACAAGACGACCAGCAAGTCATCAAAC aTTCCCTCTCCAACAGGAGAGTGGGCAGACGGTGGAGTGCACCGTCGCACAGTACTTCAAGGATAGACACAAATTAGTATTGCGCTACCCCCATCTTCCATGTTTACAGGTCGggcaggagcagaaacacacgtACCTCCCTCTCGAG GTATGCAACATAGTGGCGGGACAAAGGTGCATTAAAAAACTGACAGACAATCAAACCTCCACTATGATTCGTGCGACAGCCCGATCAGCTCCAGATCGCCAAGAAGAGATCAGTAAATTG ATGCGCAGTGCAAGCTTCAATACTGATCCCTTTGTCCGTGAGTTTGGGATTATGGTGAAAGATGAAATGACCGATGTCACTGGCAGAGTCCTTCAACCTCCTTCAATTCTTTACGGAGGCAGGGTATGGGAAGAGCCAAATGCTCCCTTG AATAAGGCCATTGCTACCCCTGTGCAAGGTGTGTGGGATATGAGGAACAAGCAATTTCACACCGGTATTGAAATAAAAGTGTGGGCCATTGCTTGCTTTGCTCCTCAGCGGCAGTGTACAGAACTTCACCTCAA GACTTTCACTGAACAGTTGCGGAAGATATCTCGTGATGCCGGTATGCCCATTCAGGGGCAGCCATGTTTCTGCAAATATGCCCAAGGTGCTGACAGCGTGGAGCCAATGTTCAGACATCTTAAGAACACGTACACTGGTCTACAACTGATCGTTGTAATCCTCCCTGGGAAGACACCGGTCTATG CTGAGGTGAAGCGCGTTGGAGACACTGTGTTGGGGATGGCAACGCAGTGTGTGCAGATGAAGAATGTGCAGCGAACCACGCCACAGACCCTGTCAAACCTCTGCTTAAAGATTAACGTCAAATTAGGAGGAGTCAATAATATCCTCTTACCCCAGGGAAG ACCTCCAGTGTTTCAGCAGCCGGTCATATTTTTAGGAGCAGATGTCACACATCCTCCCGCAGGGGATGGAAAAAAGCCTTCAATCGCAGCG GTTGTGGGTAGCATGGATGCTCATCCCAATAGATACTGTGCCACTGTGAGAGTGCAGCAGCACCGACAAGAGATTATCCAGGACCTGGCCGCCATGGTCCGAGAGCTGCTCATCCAGTTCTACAAGTCTACACGATTCAAGCCCACAAGGATCATTTTCTATAGGGATGGCGTCTCTGAGGGGCAGTTTCAGCAG GTTTTACATCACGAGCTGCTTGCCATCAGAGAAGCTTGCATTAAATTGGAGAAGGATTATCAGCCTGGAATCACCTTCATCGTAGTACAGAAAAGGCATCATACGAGACTCTTCTGTACAGATAGGAACGAACGG gTTGGAAAAAGTGGAAATATTCCTGCTGGTACCACAGTGGACACAAAAATCACGCACCCGTCAGAGTTTGATTTTTATCTATGTAGTCATGCTGGTATACAG GGAACAAGCCGACCCTCGCACTATCACGTTCTCTGGGACGATAACCGTTTCTCCTCGGACGAACTGCAAATTCTAACTTACCAGCTGTGCCACACTTATGTTCGCTGCACTCGATCCGTCTCAATCCCCGCTCCTGCATACTACGCACACTTAGTCGCTTTTAGAGCCAGATATCACCTGGTGGATAAAGAACATGACAG CGCTGAAGGCAGCCACACTTCTGGTCAGAGTAACGGCCGAGACCATCAAGCACTTGCTAAGGCGGTTCAAGTTCACCAGGACACGCTGCGTACAATGTACTTTGCTTAA
- the AGO2 gene encoding protein argonaute-2 isoform X3 yields the protein MYAGAGPVIAPPPPAPPLPMPAYTFKPPPRPDFGTSGRTIKLQANFFEMDIPKIEIYHYEIDIKPEKCPRRVNREIVEHMVLHFKGQIFGDRKPVFDGRKNLYTAMPLPIARDKQVELEVTLPGEGKDRIFKVAIKWMACVSLQALHDALTGRLPSVPFETIQALDVVMRHLPSMRYTPVGRSFFTASEGCANPLGGGREVWFGFHQSVRPSLWKMMLNIDVSATAFYKAQPVIEFMCEVLDFKSIEEQQKPLTDSQRVKFTKEIKGLKVEITHCGQMKRKYRVCNVTRRPASHQTFPLQQESGQTVECTVAQYFKDRHKLVLRYPHLPCLQVGQEQKHTYLPLEVCNIVAGQRCIKKLTDNQTSTMIRATARSAPDRQEEISKLMRSASFNTDPFVREFGIMVKDEMTDVTGRVLQPPSILYGGRNKAIATPVQGVWDMRNKQFHTGIEIKVWAIACFAPQRQCTELHLKTFTEQLRKISRDAGMPIQGQPCFCKYAQGADSVEPMFRHLKNTYTGLQLIVVILPGKTPVYAEVKRVGDTVLGMATQCVQMKNVQRTTPQTLSNLCLKINVKLGGVNNILLPQGRPPVFQQPVIFLGADVTHPPAGDGKKPSIAAVVGSMDAHPNRYCATVRVQQHRQEIIQDLAAMVRELLIQFYKSTRFKPTRIIFYRDGVSEGQFQQVLHHELLAIREACIKLEKDYQPGITFIVVQKRHHTRLFCTDRNERVGKSGNIPAGTTVDTKITHPSEFDFYLCSHAGIQGTSRPSHYHVLWDDNRFSSDELQILTYQLCHTYVRCTRSVSIPAPAYYAHLVAFRARYHLVDKEHDSAEGSHTSGQSNGRDHQALAKAVQVHQDTLRTMYFA from the exons TGATTGCCCCTCCACCCCCTGCACCACCTCTCCCAATGCCAGCATACACTTTCAAACCACCGCCAAGGCCAGATTTTGGCACCTCAGGAAGGACTATCAAGCTGCAGGCCAACTTTTTTGAAATGGACATTCCCAAAATAGAGATTTACCATTATGAAATAGATATCAAGCCAGAAAAATGCCCTAGAAGAGTGAACAG ggaaattgtagaACACATGGTATTGCATTTTAAGGGTCAAATCTTCGGAGATCGAAAGCCAGTGTTTGACGGTAGAAAAAATCTTTACACTGCGATGCCTCTTCCCATTGCCAGAGACAAA CAGGTGGAATTGGAAGTTACACTGCCGGGGGAAGGAAAGGATCGCATCTTTAAAGTAGCAATCAAATGGATGGCCTGTGTGAGCTTACAAGCGTTACACGATGCATTGACCGGACGTCTTCCCAGCGTTCCTTTTGAGACTATCCAGGCATTAGATGTGGTGATGAGACATTTGCCCTCTATGAG GTACACGCCTGTGGGCCGCTCTTTCTTTACTGCATCCGAAGGATGTGCAAATCCTCTTGGTGGAGGTAGAGAAGTTTGGTTTGGCTTCCATCAATCTGTTAGACCATCCCTCTGGAAAATGATGCTCAATATAGATG TGTCTGCTACAGCGTTTTACAAAGCACAGCCAGTAATAGAGTTCATGTGTGAAGTTTTGGACTTTAAGAGCATAGAGGAGCAACAGAAGCCTCTGACTGATTCCCAAAGGGTTAAGTTTACCAAAGAAATCAAAG GCTTAAAAGTTGAAATTACTCACTGTGGACAAATGAAAAGGAAATACAGAGTGTGCAATGTGACAAGACGACCAGCAAGTCATCAAAC aTTCCCTCTCCAACAGGAGAGTGGGCAGACGGTGGAGTGCACCGTCGCACAGTACTTCAAGGATAGACACAAATTAGTATTGCGCTACCCCCATCTTCCATGTTTACAGGTCGggcaggagcagaaacacacgtACCTCCCTCTCGAG GTATGCAACATAGTGGCGGGACAAAGGTGCATTAAAAAACTGACAGACAATCAAACCTCCACTATGATTCGTGCGACAGCCCGATCAGCTCCAGATCGCCAAGAAGAGATCAGTAAATTG ATGCGCAGTGCAAGCTTCAATACTGATCCCTTTGTCCGTGAGTTTGGGATTATGGTGAAAGATGAAATGACCGATGTCACTGGCAGAGTCCTTCAACCTCCTTCAATTCTTTACGGAGGCAGG AATAAGGCCATTGCTACCCCTGTGCAAGGTGTGTGGGATATGAGGAACAAGCAATTTCACACCGGTATTGAAATAAAAGTGTGGGCCATTGCTTGCTTTGCTCCTCAGCGGCAGTGTACAGAACTTCACCTCAA GACTTTCACTGAACAGTTGCGGAAGATATCTCGTGATGCCGGTATGCCCATTCAGGGGCAGCCATGTTTCTGCAAATATGCCCAAGGTGCTGACAGCGTGGAGCCAATGTTCAGACATCTTAAGAACACGTACACTGGTCTACAACTGATCGTTGTAATCCTCCCTGGGAAGACACCGGTCTATG CTGAGGTGAAGCGCGTTGGAGACACTGTGTTGGGGATGGCAACGCAGTGTGTGCAGATGAAGAATGTGCAGCGAACCACGCCACAGACCCTGTCAAACCTCTGCTTAAAGATTAACGTCAAATTAGGAGGAGTCAATAATATCCTCTTACCCCAGGGAAG ACCTCCAGTGTTTCAGCAGCCGGTCATATTTTTAGGAGCAGATGTCACACATCCTCCCGCAGGGGATGGAAAAAAGCCTTCAATCGCAGCG GTTGTGGGTAGCATGGATGCTCATCCCAATAGATACTGTGCCACTGTGAGAGTGCAGCAGCACCGACAAGAGATTATCCAGGACCTGGCCGCCATGGTCCGAGAGCTGCTCATCCAGTTCTACAAGTCTACACGATTCAAGCCCACAAGGATCATTTTCTATAGGGATGGCGTCTCTGAGGGGCAGTTTCAGCAG GTTTTACATCACGAGCTGCTTGCCATCAGAGAAGCTTGCATTAAATTGGAGAAGGATTATCAGCCTGGAATCACCTTCATCGTAGTACAGAAAAGGCATCATACGAGACTCTTCTGTACAGATAGGAACGAACGG gTTGGAAAAAGTGGAAATATTCCTGCTGGTACCACAGTGGACACAAAAATCACGCACCCGTCAGAGTTTGATTTTTATCTATGTAGTCATGCTGGTATACAG GGAACAAGCCGACCCTCGCACTATCACGTTCTCTGGGACGATAACCGTTTCTCCTCGGACGAACTGCAAATTCTAACTTACCAGCTGTGCCACACTTATGTTCGCTGCACTCGATCCGTCTCAATCCCCGCTCCTGCATACTACGCACACTTAGTCGCTTTTAGAGCCAGATATCACCTGGTGGATAAAGAACATGACAG CGCTGAAGGCAGCCACACTTCTGGTCAGAGTAACGGCCGAGACCATCAAGCACTTGCTAAGGCGGTTCAAGTTCACCAGGACACGCTGCGTACAATGTACTTTGCTTAA
- the AGO2 gene encoding protein argonaute-2 isoform X1 has translation MYAGAGPVIAPPPPAPPLPMPAYTFKPPPRPDFGTSGRTIKLQANFFEMDIPKIEIYHYEIDIKPEKCPRRVNREIVEHMVLHFKGQIFGDRKPVFDGRKNLYTAMPLPIARDKQVELEVTLPGEGKDRIFKVAIKWMACVSLQALHDALTGRLPSVPFETIQALDVVMRHLPSMRYTPVGRSFFTASEGCANPLGGGREVWFGFHQSVRPSLWKMMLNIDVSATAFYKAQPVIEFMCEVLDFKSIEEQQKPLTDSQRVKFTKEIKGLKVEITHCGQMKRKYRVCNVTRRPASHQTFPLQQESGQTVECTVAQYFKDRHKLVLRYPHLPCLQVGQEQKHTYLPLEVCNIVAGQRCIKKLTDNQTSTMIRATARSAPDRQEEISKLMRSASFNTDPFVREFGIMVKDEMTDVTGRVLQPPSILYGGRVWEEPNAPLNKAIATPVQGVWDMRNKQFHTGIEIKVWAIACFAPQRQCTELHLKTFTEQLRKISRDAGMPIQGQPCFCKYAQGADSVEPMFRHLKNTYTGLQLIVVILPGKTPVYAEVKRVGDTVLGMATQCVQMKNVQRTTPQTLSNLCLKINVKLGGVNNILLPQGRPPVFQQPVIFLGADVTHPPAGDGKKPSIAAVVGSMDAHPNRYCATVRVQQHRQEIIQDLAAMVRELLIQFYKSTRFKPTRIIFYRDGVSEGQFQQVLHHELLAIREACIKLEKDYQPGITFIVVQKRHHTRLFCTDRNERVGKSGNIPAGTTVDTKITHPSEFDFYLCSHAGIQGTSRPSHYHVLWDDNRFSSDELQILTYQLCHTYVRCTRSVSIPAPAYYAHLVAFRARYHLVDKEHDSAEGSHTSGQSNGRDHQALAKAVQVHQDTLRTMYFA, from the exons TGATTGCCCCTCCACCCCCTGCACCACCTCTCCCAATGCCAGCATACACTTTCAAACCACCGCCAAGGCCAGATTTTGGCACCTCAGGAAGGACTATCAAGCTGCAGGCCAACTTTTTTGAAATGGACATTCCCAAAATAGAGATTTACCATTATGAAATAGATATCAAGCCAGAAAAATGCCCTAGAAGAGTGAACAG ggaaattgtagaACACATGGTATTGCATTTTAAGGGTCAAATCTTCGGAGATCGAAAGCCAGTGTTTGACGGTAGAAAAAATCTTTACACTGCGATGCCTCTTCCCATTGCCAGAGACAAA CAGGTGGAATTGGAAGTTACACTGCCGGGGGAAGGAAAGGATCGCATCTTTAAAGTAGCAATCAAATGGATGGCCTGTGTGAGCTTACAAGCGTTACACGATGCATTGACCGGACGTCTTCCCAGCGTTCCTTTTGAGACTATCCAGGCATTAGATGTGGTGATGAGACATTTGCCCTCTATGAG GTACACGCCTGTGGGCCGCTCTTTCTTTACTGCATCCGAAGGATGTGCAAATCCTCTTGGTGGAGGTAGAGAAGTTTGGTTTGGCTTCCATCAATCTGTTAGACCATCCCTCTGGAAAATGATGCTCAATATAGATG TGTCTGCTACAGCGTTTTACAAAGCACAGCCAGTAATAGAGTTCATGTGTGAAGTTTTGGACTTTAAGAGCATAGAGGAGCAACAGAAGCCTCTGACTGATTCCCAAAGGGTTAAGTTTACCAAAGAAATCAAAG GCTTAAAAGTTGAAATTACTCACTGTGGACAAATGAAAAGGAAATACAGAGTGTGCAATGTGACAAGACGACCAGCAAGTCATCAAAC aTTCCCTCTCCAACAGGAGAGTGGGCAGACGGTGGAGTGCACCGTCGCACAGTACTTCAAGGATAGACACAAATTAGTATTGCGCTACCCCCATCTTCCATGTTTACAGGTCGggcaggagcagaaacacacgtACCTCCCTCTCGAG GTATGCAACATAGTGGCGGGACAAAGGTGCATTAAAAAACTGACAGACAATCAAACCTCCACTATGATTCGTGCGACAGCCCGATCAGCTCCAGATCGCCAAGAAGAGATCAGTAAATTG ATGCGCAGTGCAAGCTTCAATACTGATCCCTTTGTCCGTGAGTTTGGGATTATGGTGAAAGATGAAATGACCGATGTCACTGGCAGAGTCCTTCAACCTCCTTCAATTCTTTACGGAGGCAGGGTATGGGAAGAGCCAAATGCTCCCTTG AATAAGGCCATTGCTACCCCTGTGCAAGGTGTGTGGGATATGAGGAACAAGCAATTTCACACCGGTATTGAAATAAAAGTGTGGGCCATTGCTTGCTTTGCTCCTCAGCGGCAGTGTACAGAACTTCACCTCAA GACTTTCACTGAACAGTTGCGGAAGATATCTCGTGATGCCGGTATGCCCATTCAGGGGCAGCCATGTTTCTGCAAATATGCCCAAGGTGCTGACAGCGTGGAGCCAATGTTCAGACATCTTAAGAACACGTACACTGGTCTACAACTGATCGTTGTAATCCTCCCTGGGAAGACACCGGTCTATG CTGAGGTGAAGCGCGTTGGAGACACTGTGTTGGGGATGGCAACGCAGTGTGTGCAGATGAAGAATGTGCAGCGAACCACGCCACAGACCCTGTCAAACCTCTGCTTAAAGATTAACGTCAAATTAGGAGGAGTCAATAATATCCTCTTACCCCAGGGAAG ACCTCCAGTGTTTCAGCAGCCGGTCATATTTTTAGGAGCAGATGTCACACATCCTCCCGCAGGGGATGGAAAAAAGCCTTCAATCGCAGCG GTTGTGGGTAGCATGGATGCTCATCCCAATAGATACTGTGCCACTGTGAGAGTGCAGCAGCACCGACAAGAGATTATCCAGGACCTGGCCGCCATGGTCCGAGAGCTGCTCATCCAGTTCTACAAGTCTACACGATTCAAGCCCACAAGGATCATTTTCTATAGGGATGGCGTCTCTGAGGGGCAGTTTCAGCAG GTTTTACATCACGAGCTGCTTGCCATCAGAGAAGCTTGCATTAAATTGGAGAAGGATTATCAGCCTGGAATCACCTTCATCGTAGTACAGAAAAGGCATCATACGAGACTCTTCTGTACAGATAGGAACGAACGG gTTGGAAAAAGTGGAAATATTCCTGCTGGTACCACAGTGGACACAAAAATCACGCACCCGTCAGAGTTTGATTTTTATCTATGTAGTCATGCTGGTATACAG GGAACAAGCCGACCCTCGCACTATCACGTTCTCTGGGACGATAACCGTTTCTCCTCGGACGAACTGCAAATTCTAACTTACCAGCTGTGCCACACTTATGTTCGCTGCACTCGATCCGTCTCAATCCCCGCTCCTGCATACTACGCACACTTAGTCGCTTTTAGAGCCAGATATCACCTGGTGGATAAAGAACATGACAG CGCTGAAGGCAGCCACACTTCTGGTCAGAGTAACGGCCGAGACCATCAAGCACTTGCTAAGGCGGTTCAAGTTCACCAGGACACGCTGCGTACAATGTACTTTGCTTAA
- the AGO2 gene encoding protein argonaute-2 isoform X4, with product MYAGAGPVIAPPPPAPPLPMPAYTFKPPPRPDFGTSGRTIKLQANFFEMDIPKIEIYHYEIDIKPEKCPRRVNREIVEHMVLHFKGQIFGDRKPVFDGRKNLYTAMPLPIARDKVELEVTLPGEGKDRIFKVAIKWMACVSLQALHDALTGRLPSVPFETIQALDVVMRHLPSMRYTPVGRSFFTASEGCANPLGGGREVWFGFHQSVRPSLWKMMLNIDVSATAFYKAQPVIEFMCEVLDFKSIEEQQKPLTDSQRVKFTKEIKGLKVEITHCGQMKRKYRVCNVTRRPASHQTFPLQQESGQTVECTVAQYFKDRHKLVLRYPHLPCLQVGQEQKHTYLPLEVCNIVAGQRCIKKLTDNQTSTMIRATARSAPDRQEEISKLMRSASFNTDPFVREFGIMVKDEMTDVTGRVLQPPSILYGGRNKAIATPVQGVWDMRNKQFHTGIEIKVWAIACFAPQRQCTELHLKTFTEQLRKISRDAGMPIQGQPCFCKYAQGADSVEPMFRHLKNTYTGLQLIVVILPGKTPVYAEVKRVGDTVLGMATQCVQMKNVQRTTPQTLSNLCLKINVKLGGVNNILLPQGRPPVFQQPVIFLGADVTHPPAGDGKKPSIAAVVGSMDAHPNRYCATVRVQQHRQEIIQDLAAMVRELLIQFYKSTRFKPTRIIFYRDGVSEGQFQQVLHHELLAIREACIKLEKDYQPGITFIVVQKRHHTRLFCTDRNERVGKSGNIPAGTTVDTKITHPSEFDFYLCSHAGIQGTSRPSHYHVLWDDNRFSSDELQILTYQLCHTYVRCTRSVSIPAPAYYAHLVAFRARYHLVDKEHDSAEGSHTSGQSNGRDHQALAKAVQVHQDTLRTMYFA from the exons TGATTGCCCCTCCACCCCCTGCACCACCTCTCCCAATGCCAGCATACACTTTCAAACCACCGCCAAGGCCAGATTTTGGCACCTCAGGAAGGACTATCAAGCTGCAGGCCAACTTTTTTGAAATGGACATTCCCAAAATAGAGATTTACCATTATGAAATAGATATCAAGCCAGAAAAATGCCCTAGAAGAGTGAACAG ggaaattgtagaACACATGGTATTGCATTTTAAGGGTCAAATCTTCGGAGATCGAAAGCCAGTGTTTGACGGTAGAAAAAATCTTTACACTGCGATGCCTCTTCCCATTGCCAGAGACAAA GTGGAATTGGAAGTTACACTGCCGGGGGAAGGAAAGGATCGCATCTTTAAAGTAGCAATCAAATGGATGGCCTGTGTGAGCTTACAAGCGTTACACGATGCATTGACCGGACGTCTTCCCAGCGTTCCTTTTGAGACTATCCAGGCATTAGATGTGGTGATGAGACATTTGCCCTCTATGAG GTACACGCCTGTGGGCCGCTCTTTCTTTACTGCATCCGAAGGATGTGCAAATCCTCTTGGTGGAGGTAGAGAAGTTTGGTTTGGCTTCCATCAATCTGTTAGACCATCCCTCTGGAAAATGATGCTCAATATAGATG TGTCTGCTACAGCGTTTTACAAAGCACAGCCAGTAATAGAGTTCATGTGTGAAGTTTTGGACTTTAAGAGCATAGAGGAGCAACAGAAGCCTCTGACTGATTCCCAAAGGGTTAAGTTTACCAAAGAAATCAAAG GCTTAAAAGTTGAAATTACTCACTGTGGACAAATGAAAAGGAAATACAGAGTGTGCAATGTGACAAGACGACCAGCAAGTCATCAAAC aTTCCCTCTCCAACAGGAGAGTGGGCAGACGGTGGAGTGCACCGTCGCACAGTACTTCAAGGATAGACACAAATTAGTATTGCGCTACCCCCATCTTCCATGTTTACAGGTCGggcaggagcagaaacacacgtACCTCCCTCTCGAG GTATGCAACATAGTGGCGGGACAAAGGTGCATTAAAAAACTGACAGACAATCAAACCTCCACTATGATTCGTGCGACAGCCCGATCAGCTCCAGATCGCCAAGAAGAGATCAGTAAATTG ATGCGCAGTGCAAGCTTCAATACTGATCCCTTTGTCCGTGAGTTTGGGATTATGGTGAAAGATGAAATGACCGATGTCACTGGCAGAGTCCTTCAACCTCCTTCAATTCTTTACGGAGGCAGG AATAAGGCCATTGCTACCCCTGTGCAAGGTGTGTGGGATATGAGGAACAAGCAATTTCACACCGGTATTGAAATAAAAGTGTGGGCCATTGCTTGCTTTGCTCCTCAGCGGCAGTGTACAGAACTTCACCTCAA GACTTTCACTGAACAGTTGCGGAAGATATCTCGTGATGCCGGTATGCCCATTCAGGGGCAGCCATGTTTCTGCAAATATGCCCAAGGTGCTGACAGCGTGGAGCCAATGTTCAGACATCTTAAGAACACGTACACTGGTCTACAACTGATCGTTGTAATCCTCCCTGGGAAGACACCGGTCTATG CTGAGGTGAAGCGCGTTGGAGACACTGTGTTGGGGATGGCAACGCAGTGTGTGCAGATGAAGAATGTGCAGCGAACCACGCCACAGACCCTGTCAAACCTCTGCTTAAAGATTAACGTCAAATTAGGAGGAGTCAATAATATCCTCTTACCCCAGGGAAG ACCTCCAGTGTTTCAGCAGCCGGTCATATTTTTAGGAGCAGATGTCACACATCCTCCCGCAGGGGATGGAAAAAAGCCTTCAATCGCAGCG GTTGTGGGTAGCATGGATGCTCATCCCAATAGATACTGTGCCACTGTGAGAGTGCAGCAGCACCGACAAGAGATTATCCAGGACCTGGCCGCCATGGTCCGAGAGCTGCTCATCCAGTTCTACAAGTCTACACGATTCAAGCCCACAAGGATCATTTTCTATAGGGATGGCGTCTCTGAGGGGCAGTTTCAGCAG GTTTTACATCACGAGCTGCTTGCCATCAGAGAAGCTTGCATTAAATTGGAGAAGGATTATCAGCCTGGAATCACCTTCATCGTAGTACAGAAAAGGCATCATACGAGACTCTTCTGTACAGATAGGAACGAACGG gTTGGAAAAAGTGGAAATATTCCTGCTGGTACCACAGTGGACACAAAAATCACGCACCCGTCAGAGTTTGATTTTTATCTATGTAGTCATGCTGGTATACAG GGAACAAGCCGACCCTCGCACTATCACGTTCTCTGGGACGATAACCGTTTCTCCTCGGACGAACTGCAAATTCTAACTTACCAGCTGTGCCACACTTATGTTCGCTGCACTCGATCCGTCTCAATCCCCGCTCCTGCATACTACGCACACTTAGTCGCTTTTAGAGCCAGATATCACCTGGTGGATAAAGAACATGACAG CGCTGAAGGCAGCCACACTTCTGGTCAGAGTAACGGCCGAGACCATCAAGCACTTGCTAAGGCGGTTCAAGTTCACCAGGACACGCTGCGTACAATGTACTTTGCTTAA